In [Leptolyngbya] sp. PCC 7376, a genomic segment contains:
- the psb32 gene encoding photosystem II repair protein Psb32, whose protein sequence is MMSQTKTTKKWKQVGLWLASMVLAFGGWVLPAHATGVYDIPYATPEQPIWLVDQADSISRANDSRLNRELEELAASTGKGLHLVAIRRLDYGQTMSEFAEKVFAKWFPDAADGADEMVITLDVLTNNVAIALGENLKTDFSSEIIKSIGEQTVGYPLRNSAYNQALLDAKARVGTIFAGQEDPGPPQIAEINVESTFTKAEDTKTTSSTIWLIVLLVLATAIPMGTYWWYVR, encoded by the coding sequence ATGATGAGTCAAACCAAAACCACCAAAAAGTGGAAACAGGTAGGTCTATGGCTGGCATCAATGGTGCTAGCTTTTGGCGGCTGGGTACTGCCGGCCCATGCAACAGGTGTTTATGATATTCCTTATGCCACTCCGGAGCAGCCTATCTGGCTAGTGGATCAAGCTGATTCGATTAGTCGTGCAAATGATAGTCGTCTTAACCGCGAACTAGAAGAACTCGCAGCGTCAACAGGTAAAGGTTTGCATCTTGTTGCTATCCGTCGCCTTGATTATGGTCAAACCATGTCTGAGTTTGCAGAGAAAGTTTTTGCAAAGTGGTTCCCTGATGCGGCTGATGGTGCAGATGAAATGGTGATCACCCTCGATGTACTCACAAATAATGTGGCGATCGCCCTCGGAGAAAATCTCAAAACAGACTTCTCCTCCGAAATCATTAAAAGCATTGGAGAACAAACCGTTGGTTATCCTCTGCGCAATAGTGCCTATAACCAAGCATTGCTAGATGCTAAAGCACGAGTGGGTACAATCTTTGCAGGACAGGAAGATCCTGGTCCTCCACAAATTGCGGAAATCAATGTCGAAAGCACCTTTACAAAAGCAGAAGATACAAAAACAACCAGCTCAACTATTTGGTTAATTGTTCTGCTTGTACTAGCAACAGCAATTCCGATGGGAACATATTGGTGGTATGTCCGCTAA
- a CDS encoding photosystem I reaction center subunit XI, whose amino-acid sequence MDVITHGGDPQVGNLATPVNASAFTKAFLNNLPAYRKGLSAQRRGLEIGMAHGFFVYGPFAVLGPLRDSDYASIAGLLAAVGLVSILTVALSLYGSAGVSTPAATLTNPNPPEDLGTDSGWSEFASSFLLGGCGGAFFAYFLCGTPFVEPLVQIASGVWSS is encoded by the coding sequence ATGGATGTTATTACACATGGTGGCGACCCCCAAGTGGGCAACCTCGCAACCCCTGTCAATGCTTCTGCTTTTACTAAAGCTTTTCTAAATAATTTACCTGCTTACCGCAAAGGTCTCTCGGCGCAACGTCGTGGTCTGGAGATTGGTATGGCCCATGGCTTTTTTGTCTATGGTCCTTTTGCTGTGCTTGGTCCTCTACGGGACAGCGACTACGCAAGTATTGCTGGTCTTTTAGCGGCAGTAGGTCTAGTTTCTATTTTGACTGTGGCTCTGTCCCTTTACGGTAGCGCTGGTGTTAGTACTCCCGCTGCGACTTTGACAAATCCTAACCCTCCTGAAGATCTCGGAACAGATTCTGGTTGGAGTGAGTTTGCGAGTAGTTTCTTACTCGGCGGTTGTGGTGGTGCGTTCTTCGCGTACTTCCTCTGCGGCACACCTTTTGTTGAGCCTCTAGTACAAATCGCTAGTGGTGTTTGGTCATCATAG
- a CDS encoding photosystem I reaction center subunit VIII, translating into MTGTYAASFLPAMMVPMMAVLNFVVLGLLFKYIESEA; encoded by the coding sequence ATGACTGGAACATATGCAGCCTCTTTTCTTCCCGCTATGATGGTTCCCATGATGGCTGTTCTTAACTTTGTTGTCTTGGGTCTTCTCTTCAAGTACATCGAGTCTGAAGCATAG
- the sixA gene encoding phosphohistidine phosphatase SixA, producing the protein MDLYLFRHGIAAERSELIHDAERPLVAKGQRRTRQVAKRLRQIGVQFDEIVTSPLLRAQQTADILHEEKLGDRPISFPPLAPTGSFVEGLEWLKEWQNRHQEFANLVCVGHQPNLGNWAEQLLWGQMGDRLVVKKAGIIGIHLDRLTKPASCHELFLLTSPKWLI; encoded by the coding sequence ATGGATTTATATTTATTTCGCCATGGGATTGCTGCGGAGCGTTCTGAGCTGATTCATGATGCGGAACGACCTCTGGTTGCCAAAGGTCAGCGTCGTACTCGGCAAGTTGCAAAGCGGTTGCGGCAAATTGGGGTACAGTTTGATGAGATTGTGACGAGTCCTTTATTGCGTGCCCAGCAGACGGCAGATATTCTTCATGAGGAAAAGCTCGGCGATCGCCCCATTTCCTTCCCGCCTCTAGCACCCACGGGATCATTTGTAGAAGGTCTTGAGTGGTTAAAGGAATGGCAAAATCGCCATCAAGAATTCGCTAATCTTGTCTGTGTTGGACATCAACCGAACCTGGGGAATTGGGCCGAACAACTTCTGTGGGGACAAATGGGCGATCGCCTCGTGGTGAAAAAAGCAGGCATTATAGGCATTCATCTCGACCGTCTGACGAAACCCGCCTCATGTCATGAACTCTTTTTGCTCACATCGCCAAAATGGCTAATATAA
- a CDS encoding citrate synthase, which produces MTTGCEFKPGLEGIPAAQSSISFVDGKQGILEYRGIRIEELAKKSSFLEVAYLLIWNKLPTDSELEQFKSDILNHRRIKYRIRDMMKCFPETGHPMDALQTSAAALGLFYSRRALDKPDYIYDAVVRLLAKIPTMVAAFNLMREGNDPVQPNDSLDYAANFLYMMTEKRPHDYQSKIFDTCLTLHAEHTMNASTFSAMVTASTLTDPYAVMASAVGTLAGPLHGGANEEVLLMLEQIGSIDNVQSYVDECVANKQKIMGFGHRVYKVKDPRAVILQGLAEQLFELEGEDPYYKVALELEKVVEAKYGQKGIYANVDFYSGLVYRKLGIPSDLFTPLFAIARVAGWLAHWKEQLGVNRIFRPTQQYTGVHDQPYIPLEERM; this is translated from the coding sequence ATGACAACTGGTTGTGAATTTAAACCCGGTTTGGAAGGGATTCCTGCCGCCCAATCCAGTATCAGTTTTGTTGACGGTAAACAGGGTATCCTTGAATATCGGGGCATCCGCATCGAAGAACTTGCCAAAAAAAGCTCTTTCCTAGAAGTTGCTTACCTCCTCATCTGGAACAAATTACCGACCGACAGCGAGCTTGAACAATTTAAGTCTGATATTTTGAACCATCGACGGATTAAGTACCGGATTAGGGACATGATGAAATGTTTTCCTGAGACGGGACATCCGATGGATGCACTCCAAACCTCTGCGGCGGCTTTAGGTTTATTTTATTCGAGACGTGCCCTTGATAAACCCGACTATATTTACGATGCAGTCGTTCGTCTACTGGCAAAGATTCCGACCATGGTCGCTGCATTTAACCTCATGCGCGAGGGAAACGATCCAGTGCAGCCAAATGACAGTTTGGACTATGCGGCAAATTTTCTGTACATGATGACAGAGAAACGTCCCCATGACTATCAATCAAAAATTTTTGATACTTGTCTAACGCTCCATGCGGAACACACGATGAATGCCTCGACATTCTCCGCGATGGTGACAGCCTCGACATTAACTGATCCTTATGCGGTAATGGCTTCGGCTGTGGGCACATTAGCAGGGCCGCTTCATGGTGGTGCGAATGAAGAAGTGTTACTGATGCTCGAACAGATTGGCTCCATTGATAATGTGCAGTCCTATGTCGATGAATGTGTGGCAAATAAGCAAAAAATTATGGGCTTTGGTCACCGTGTTTATAAGGTGAAAGATCCCCGCGCGGTCATTCTGCAAGGTTTAGCAGAGCAGTTGTTTGAGCTAGAGGGTGAAGATCCTTACTACAAAGTTGCTTTAGAGCTCGAAAAAGTTGTTGAGGCGAAATACGGTCAAAAGGGTATTTATGCCAATGTCGATTTCTACTCTGGTTTGGTGTACCGGAAATTAGGAATTCCGAGTGATTTATTTACGCCTTTGTTTGCGATCGCCCGAGTAGCTGGTTGGTTAGCGCACTGGAAAGAGCAGCTTGGTGTGAATCGTATTTTCCGTCCCACGCAGCAATATACGGGTGTCCATGATCAGCCCTATATTCCTCTAGAAGAGCGGATGTAA
- a CDS encoding NAD(+) kinase, giving the protein MKLGQVIIAYKAGNSLAKTWAQRCALELEALDCKVLMGPSGFKDNPYPVFLASVTKPIDLAIVLGGDGTVLAAARHLSVEGIPILAVNVGGHLGFLTEPIEQIQDSEKLWERLQTDVYAVQQRMMLEASICEGDRHDPEIVSEPYFALNEMCVKPAAVDRMPTAVFEMEADNTIVDQYHGDGLLVATSTGSTCYTASANGPIMHPGLEAIAVTPICPLSLSSRPIVLPAGTSVDIWPLGPYELNNKLWADGSLGTSIWPGQWVNIRKARCYCKFIVLRKSYSFYRTIREKLQWQGSRIHHNANDHN; this is encoded by the coding sequence GTGAAATTAGGTCAAGTCATCATCGCCTATAAGGCAGGCAATAGCCTCGCAAAAACATGGGCGCAACGATGTGCATTGGAGCTTGAAGCCCTTGACTGTAAGGTTTTGATGGGGCCGAGTGGTTTCAAAGATAATCCCTATCCTGTTTTTCTGGCCTCTGTCACCAAACCCATTGATCTCGCAATTGTGCTCGGTGGTGATGGCACTGTGTTGGCCGCAGCGCGACATTTATCCGTTGAAGGGATTCCCATTTTGGCGGTGAATGTGGGTGGGCATTTGGGTTTTTTAACGGAGCCAATTGAGCAAATTCAAGATAGTGAAAAGCTTTGGGAACGCTTACAAACTGATGTGTATGCTGTACAGCAACGGATGATGCTCGAAGCGTCAATTTGCGAAGGCGATCGCCACGACCCTGAGATTGTTAGTGAGCCATATTTTGCATTGAATGAAATGTGTGTAAAACCGGCTGCCGTAGACCGGATGCCCACAGCGGTATTCGAGATGGAAGCGGATAATACCATCGTTGACCAATATCATGGTGATGGTTTATTAGTGGCTACTTCGACTGGTTCAACTTGTTATACAGCCTCTGCTAATGGCCCGATTATGCACCCTGGTTTGGAGGCGATCGCCGTCACACCAATTTGTCCGTTGAGCTTATCCAGTCGGCCGATTGTGTTACCTGCGGGAACAAGCGTCGATATTTGGCCATTGGGTCCCTATGAACTGAATAATAAATTATGGGCTGATGGGTCATTGGGTACATCGATTTGGCCAGGGCAGTGGGTCAATATTCGTAAAGCGCGCTGCTATTGCAAATTTATTGTGCTGCGAAAAAGCTATTCTTTTTACCGGACTATCCGTGAAAAGCTTCAATGGCAAGGATCTCGCATTCACCACAATGCAAATGACCATAATTAA
- a CDS encoding UPF0182 family protein, whose translation MGKKRSLFIYLGLSLAVIWGLSGLLSTFFAEKFWFDEIGYQTVFVKQVFTRLGLWSLGFVSSLGFLWVNYRVVDRQDWKERPDQSGDDRLENVPRLPMKWWQRILPQPIPYHTKIPESPTIGFRWLLLLMLGFGLLIVLILFHYGSVVWETRQLDLSLPLITPALPDPLALVSVRSIFTMLEQQFWRIGIAGFLFAMMLWRRWWALRAIAVILSLCFGIVLSSNWVRVLQGWSATPFGQVDPIYGQDISFFVFTLPLWQILDFWFEGLFLYSLISVTLSYLLSGNSFSQGKFPGFSPAQLRHLNFLSGLLFLAVAGRHWLMRYELLYSKLGVVYGASYTNIKVEQHTEEILTLMAVAIAVWCLVQFWRYPYRRTVSIRRRQPQVLKGVVLYICVMVAALLLKTGTQQLIVQPNELVREIPYLEHSIKYTRDAFGLDQIESKTFNPEGQLTAADIDKNHLTIDNIRLWDTRPVLQTNRQLQQIRLYYRFSDADIDRYTLRLEPEMPLAKEQLIMAPRELDYEAVPEQAKTWVNEHLVYTHGYGFTVSPVNKAEETGLPQYYVQDIGVGEDAEAGNLTTLTPEIRDAIPIGQPRIYYGELTNTYVMTSTKLQELDYPSGEDNRYNTYDGKGGITFGNPFKRLLFARYLKDWRILFSNDLIPDTKLLMRRNINERVRAIAPFLYFDRDPYLVSADVGETNKLGDKNYLYWILDAYTTSDHYPYSDPGENRFNYIRNSVKVVINAYNGNVNFYVADASDPMIRTWQKVFPSLYRPLADLPEALRDHLRYPKDLFSVQSERLLTYHMRDPQVFYNREDQWEIPKETYGNESQAISPYYLIMRLPTAESEEFILLHPYTPTSRPNLIAWLAGRSDGDQYGKLLLYQFPKQKLIYGPDQIEALIKQDPIISQQISLWDREGSRAVQGNLLVIPIEQSLLYVEPLYLEADENSVPTLARVIVVYDNQIVMEKTLQEALNVVFRDAGDDVPAATIPSTIDPNAFL comes from the coding sequence ATGGGAAAAAAACGGTCACTCTTCATTTATTTGGGTCTCTCCTTAGCCGTAATTTGGGGACTCTCCGGTCTGCTGTCGACTTTTTTTGCAGAAAAATTTTGGTTCGATGAAATCGGCTACCAAACCGTTTTCGTGAAACAAGTGTTTACTCGACTGGGCTTATGGAGCTTAGGTTTTGTCAGTTCTCTCGGTTTTCTCTGGGTCAATTATCGAGTGGTTGATCGTCAGGACTGGAAAGAGCGACCGGATCAATCGGGAGATGATCGTCTCGAAAATGTTCCCCGTCTCCCGATGAAATGGTGGCAACGAATCCTGCCGCAACCGATTCCCTACCACACAAAAATTCCTGAGTCTCCCACAATTGGCTTCCGTTGGCTACTGTTGTTGATGCTGGGTTTTGGGCTACTGATTGTCTTGATTTTGTTCCATTATGGCTCTGTCGTTTGGGAAACGAGACAACTCGATTTGAGTTTGCCACTGATTACACCAGCATTGCCCGACCCCTTGGCTCTCGTTTCTGTTCGGTCAATTTTTACGATGCTCGAACAGCAATTTTGGCGCATTGGGATTGCAGGGTTTTTATTTGCGATGATGCTCTGGCGGCGGTGGTGGGCTTTGCGGGCGATCGCCGTAATTCTGAGCCTCTGTTTTGGTATTGTCCTTTCTAGTAATTGGGTACGGGTGCTCCAAGGGTGGTCGGCGACTCCATTTGGACAAGTAGACCCAATTTATGGGCAAGACATTAGTTTTTTTGTGTTTACTCTGCCCCTATGGCAAATCCTCGATTTTTGGTTTGAGGGATTATTTCTCTACAGTCTGATCAGTGTCACCCTCAGTTATCTGCTTTCTGGTAATAGCTTTTCCCAGGGCAAATTCCCTGGTTTTAGTCCCGCCCAACTGCGCCATCTGAATTTCCTCTCAGGTCTCTTATTTTTAGCGGTGGCTGGTCGCCATTGGCTGATGCGCTATGAGTTGCTCTACTCCAAACTCGGGGTGGTTTACGGTGCCAGCTATACCAATATCAAGGTTGAACAGCATACCGAAGAGATCCTCACGCTGATGGCTGTGGCGATCGCCGTGTGGTGTTTGGTGCAATTTTGGCGTTACCCTTACCGCCGAACTGTGTCGATCCGTCGTCGACAACCTCAAGTCTTAAAAGGTGTGGTTCTCTATATCTGTGTGATGGTCGCGGCACTTTTGTTGAAAACCGGTACCCAGCAATTGATAGTGCAGCCAAACGAATTGGTACGGGAAATCCCTTACCTCGAACATAGTATTAAATATACTCGCGATGCCTTTGGCCTAGATCAGATCGAATCCAAAACCTTTAATCCCGAAGGCCAACTCACTGCTGCCGATATCGATAAAAATCACCTCACCATCGATAATATTCGGCTTTGGGATACTCGCCCTGTTCTCCAAACCAACCGTCAATTGCAACAAATTCGACTGTATTATCGTTTTTCTGACGCAGATATTGATCGCTACACTCTCCGTTTAGAACCAGAGATGCCTCTTGCTAAAGAACAATTGATTATGGCGCCCCGCGAACTCGATTATGAGGCGGTGCCAGAGCAAGCAAAAACTTGGGTAAATGAACATCTCGTTTATACCCATGGTTATGGTTTTACCGTTAGTCCGGTGAACAAAGCGGAAGAGACAGGCTTGCCGCAATATTATGTGCAGGATATTGGGGTTGGTGAGGATGCAGAAGCTGGAAATTTAACGACTCTCACGCCGGAAATCCGTGATGCGATTCCCATCGGACAGCCACGTATTTATTACGGTGAGCTGACAAATACGTATGTGATGACTTCCACGAAGCTCCAAGAATTGGATTATCCGAGTGGTGAAGATAATCGTTACAACACCTATGATGGCAAGGGCGGCATTACGTTTGGCAATCCGTTTAAACGCCTTTTATTTGCGCGCTATCTCAAGGATTGGCGGATTTTATTCTCAAATGATCTAATCCCAGATACTAAGTTGCTCATGCGTCGCAATATTAATGAGCGGGTACGGGCGATCGCCCCATTTTTGTATTTTGACCGTGATCCCTACCTGGTGAGTGCAGATGTAGGAGAGACCAATAAACTGGGCGACAAAAATTATTTGTACTGGATTCTCGATGCTTACACCACAAGTGATCATTATCCCTATTCAGATCCGGGGGAGAACCGTTTTAATTACATTCGCAACTCAGTCAAAGTTGTAATCAATGCTTATAACGGCAACGTGAATTTCTATGTGGCGGATGCGAGCGATCCGATGATTCGCACTTGGCAAAAAGTCTTTCCGAGTCTCTATCGACCTCTTGCTGATTTACCGGAAGCATTGCGTGATCATTTGCGCTATCCCAAGGATCTCTTTAGCGTTCAGTCGGAAAGACTTCTCACTTATCACATGCGCGATCCACAGGTTTTCTATAACCGCGAGGATCAATGGGAGATCCCCAAAGAAACCTATGGTAATGAATCTCAGGCTATTTCTCCCTATTACCTGATTATGCGTTTGCCAACCGCAGAATCGGAAGAATTTATTCTGTTGCATCCCTACACACCCACCAGTCGTCCAAACTTGATTGCATGGTTAGCGGGACGTTCTGACGGTGATCAATATGGAAAATTATTGCTCTACCAATTCCCAAAACAAAAGCTGATTTATGGCCCTGATCAAATCGAAGCACTGATTAAACAAGACCCGATTATCTCTCAACAAATATCTCTTTGGGATCGAGAAGGTTCGAGAGCTGTACAGGGAAATTTACTTGTGATTCCGATTGAGCAATCGCTACTTTATGTAGAACCTTTATACCTTGAAGCAGATGAGAATAGTGTGCCAACTTTAGCGCGCGTTATCGTCGTTTATGACAATCAAATTGTGATGGAAAAAACACTCCAAGAAGCACTCAATGTCGTTTTCCGGGATGCTGGAGATGATGTGCCTGCAGCTACTATTCCCAGCACAATTGACCCGAATGCTTTTCTTTAA
- a CDS encoding HAD family hydrolase has product MRETIAVIFDFDDTLAPDSTSGLLQKLGVDVELFWRDEVEPLIRDDWDPVPAYLVKMIQKSRNGEVPTITKKVLQDWGKELPLHTGVNSIFQRIRDHAKKINPRLSIEFYLISSGIEDVLHHTEIAHEFHDIWASNFSYDENEAIAYPKKVVSFTDKTRYIFHIKKGLSADAVRGKPFEVNRKIPSGRSRIPLNQMIFVGDGYTDIPCFSLVRKGGGIAIGVYDNERRDRWGRAWGFVEDGRVSNLVPANFEEKRALSNSLLMAVESLAQKISLQGNIYQG; this is encoded by the coding sequence ATGCGAGAAACTATCGCTGTCATTTTCGATTTTGACGATACCCTTGCGCCAGATAGTACTTCAGGTTTATTACAGAAATTAGGGGTGGATGTTGAACTGTTTTGGCGTGATGAAGTCGAACCATTGATTCGTGATGACTGGGATCCAGTGCCAGCCTATCTTGTGAAAATGATCCAAAAATCTCGCAATGGTGAAGTCCCCACAATCACAAAAAAAGTATTGCAAGATTGGGGGAAAGAATTACCGCTTCATACTGGAGTGAACTCTATTTTTCAGCGGATTCGTGACCACGCGAAAAAGATTAACCCACGTCTTTCTATTGAGTTTTATTTGATTAGTAGTGGCATCGAAGATGTCCTTCATCACACAGAAATTGCCCATGAATTCCATGATATTTGGGCGTCAAATTTTTCCTATGACGAAAACGAGGCGATCGCCTACCCGAAGAAAGTGGTGAGCTTTACCGATAAAACTCGTTATATTTTTCACATTAAAAAAGGCTTATCGGCGGATGCGGTGCGAGGCAAACCCTTTGAAGTTAATCGAAAAATACCTTCGGGGCGATCGCGTATCCCTTTGAATCAAATGATTTTTGTGGGGGATGGCTATACCGATATTCCTTGTTTTTCTCTCGTGCGAAAAGGTGGAGGGATTGCGATAGGAGTTTACGATAATGAACGGCGCGATCGCTGGGGAAGGGCATGGGGTTTTGTGGAAGATGGTCGTGTCTCAAATCTTGTCCCGGCAAACTTTGAGGAAAAACGTGCTTTATCTAATTCGCTGCTAATGGCAGTGGAAAGCCTTGCCCAAAAGATTTCGCTTCAGGGCAATATTTACCAAGGCTAG
- the aroA gene encoding 3-phosphoshikimate 1-carboxyvinyltransferase: protein MIRLDEVSSHQQLVITPPQSGLSLQGTVTIPGDKSISHRALMLGAIAEGETVIEGLLLGEDPRSTAACFSAMGAEISELNSTEVRVKGVGLGNLQEPDNVLDAGNSGTTMRLMMGLLASSSDRFFAVTGDGSLRSRPMSRVVKPLQEMGAQIWGKKGGSLAPLGIKGTQLKGIHYHSPIASAQVKSCVLLAGLLAEGKTTVTEPALSRDHSERMLRAFGANLEIDSETNSVTLEPHPTLVGQKVVVPGDISSAAFWMVASAIVPDSDLLIQNVGVNPTRTGIIEAMQLMGADMTLENSREVAGEPVADLRVKYSQLKGCTIGGEIIPRLIDEVPILAVAACFAEGTTIIKDAEELRVKESDRLAVMAAELGKMGANIIEHPDGLEITGGATLNGAEMDSYTDHRIAMSLAIAALNAKSETKIHRAEAASISYPTFVDTLKDVCQIA from the coding sequence ATGATCCGTCTCGACGAAGTTTCTTCCCATCAGCAGCTTGTAATTACACCGCCTCAGTCTGGCTTGAGCCTTCAAGGAACAGTCACTATTCCTGGTGATAAATCGATTTCTCACCGTGCACTCATGTTGGGGGCGATCGCCGAAGGGGAGACAGTCATCGAAGGATTACTTTTAGGAGAAGATCCTCGGAGTACAGCAGCTTGTTTTTCAGCGATGGGTGCAGAAATTTCAGAGCTCAATTCCACGGAAGTACGAGTAAAAGGCGTGGGTTTAGGTAATCTTCAGGAACCGGACAATGTATTAGATGCCGGAAATTCCGGGACAACGATGCGGTTAATGATGGGTTTACTAGCTTCATCCTCGGATCGATTCTTTGCGGTCACTGGTGATGGCTCATTACGATCCCGGCCCATGTCCCGTGTGGTTAAACCTTTACAAGAGATGGGCGCTCAGATTTGGGGAAAGAAAGGTGGGTCACTCGCTCCCCTCGGTATTAAAGGTACGCAACTTAAAGGAATTCATTACCATTCGCCTATAGCCTCAGCCCAGGTGAAATCATGTGTTTTATTAGCAGGTTTGTTGGCAGAAGGCAAAACAACAGTAACGGAGCCTGCTCTTTCTCGCGATCATAGTGAAAGAATGTTGCGGGCATTTGGCGCAAATTTAGAGATTGACTCCGAAACGAATAGCGTGACGCTTGAGCCTCATCCAACATTAGTTGGCCAAAAGGTGGTTGTGCCGGGAGATATTAGTTCAGCGGCATTCTGGATGGTAGCGTCAGCAATCGTGCCTGATTCAGATTTACTGATTCAAAATGTCGGCGTTAACCCAACTCGTACAGGCATTATCGAAGCGATGCAATTGATGGGGGCAGATATGACTCTTGAGAATTCTCGTGAAGTAGCAGGTGAACCTGTGGCAGATTTGCGGGTGAAATATTCTCAACTTAAAGGTTGCACTATTGGTGGCGAAATTATTCCGCGTCTAATTGATGAAGTACCAATTTTGGCAGTGGCGGCTTGCTTTGCAGAGGGAACCACAATTATCAAAGATGCCGAAGAGCTAAGGGTAAAGGAGAGCGATCGCCTCGCAGTAATGGCAGCAGAACTCGGCAAGATGGGCGCAAATATTATCGAGCATCCCGATGGTTTAGAAATTACGGGTGGTGCCACATTAAATGGTGCAGAAATGGATAGTTATACCGACCACCGCATTGCCATGAGTTTGGCGATCGCCGCGCTGAATGCGAAGAGTGAAACTAAGATTCATCGAGCTGAAGCTGCATCGATTTCCTACCCAACCTTTGTCGATACTCTCAAAGATGTATGTCAGATTGCTTAA
- a CDS encoding DUF4912 domain-containing protein, giving the protein MTIANSNGFEDNFEEMTLRQLRKVASKLGISRYSRMRKDQLLAEVKQKANYTSPSPVAAKAITEETVNPVNREEEETLVEAAKFELGQDNPVETDLATADEDLGDLPGGYGQSRIVLLPRDPQWAYAYWDIPNDHKQYLRNQGGQQIALRLYDVTDIDINHQSPHNVQEYLCDEMAREWYFPIPVSDRDYILDIGYRCADGRWLSLAKSTTIRVPPVYPSDWVEDVFVTVNWDEDLKGKTVYNLVPPAKKQAEEAAAAAAASKKNAIYDEIFGDMSSLEGRHIAGSMQHVAGSVPPQESISSYVFPSGMGMWAVPNVSGLSNVSGLNMSGAGFASMPPARPRKFWLVADAELIVYGATEPDAEVTIGGQPIKLNPDGTFRFQMSFQDGNIDYPIVAVAADGEQTRSIHMTFDRETPSRNTNTKEEAMDEWFV; this is encoded by the coding sequence ATGACCATCGCAAATAGCAATGGATTCGAAGATAACTTCGAAGAAATGACCCTAAGGCAGCTACGTAAAGTAGCAAGCAAGCTTGGCATTAGTCGCTATAGCCGCATGCGTAAGGATCAACTTCTTGCAGAAGTTAAACAAAAAGCGAACTACACGAGCCCTAGCCCAGTAGCCGCGAAAGCAATCACAGAAGAAACTGTTAATCCCGTTAATCGTGAAGAGGAGGAAACCCTAGTGGAAGCCGCAAAATTTGAGCTTGGTCAAGACAATCCTGTTGAAACAGATTTAGCAACAGCTGATGAAGATCTTGGTGATCTTCCTGGTGGTTATGGTCAAAGCCGCATCGTTTTGCTTCCCCGTGACCCTCAATGGGCTTACGCTTACTGGGACATCCCCAACGATCACAAGCAATACCTCCGCAATCAAGGTGGTCAACAAATCGCATTGCGCCTCTATGACGTAACCGACATTGACATTAACCATCAATCGCCCCACAACGTGCAGGAATATCTCTGTGATGAGATGGCTCGTGAATGGTATTTCCCCATCCCCGTGAGTGATCGCGATTACATTCTTGATATTGGTTACCGCTGTGCTGATGGCCGCTGGTTAAGCCTTGCGAAATCTACAACTATCCGTGTACCGCCCGTTTACCCCAGTGACTGGGTAGAAGACGTTTTTGTCACCGTAAATTGGGACGAAGATCTTAAAGGCAAGACGGTTTACAATCTCGTTCCCCCTGCGAAGAAGCAAGCTGAGGAAGCAGCGGCAGCAGCGGCAGCATCCAAGAAAAACGCTATCTACGACGAAATCTTTGGTGATATGTCGTCTCTCGAAGGACGTCACATAGCAGGTTCGATGCAGCATGTTGCTGGTTCTGTTCCTCCCCAAGAATCCATCAGTTCCTATGTCTTCCCTTCTGGCATGGGTATGTGGGCTGTGCCAAACGTTTCTGGTCTCAGCAACGTCTCTGGTCTCAATATGTCTGGTGCTGGTTTTGCGTCTATGCCTCCTGCACGTCCCCGGAAGTTCTGGTTGGTTGCAGATGCTGAACTCATCGTTTACGGTGCGACTGAGCCTGATGCAGAAGTCACAATTGGTGGTCAGCCTATTAAGCTCAACCCCGATGGTACTTTCCGCTTCCAAATGTCTTTCCAAGACGGCAACATCGATTACCCAATCGTTGCAGTGGCGGCAGATGGTGAGCAAACTCGTTCTATCCACATGACCTTCGACAGAGAAACACCTTCTCGCAATACCAATACGAAGGAAGAAGCAATGGATGAGTGGTTTGTATAA